In Bacilli bacterium, a single window of DNA contains:
- a CDS encoding YheC/YheD family protein produces MNHDRCGRRMGILASEREGFPPFGEAEFYRRLAVFAQKKGLSVCVFSPLAIHWSTRSATGYTYNTETKEWRKETFPLPHIVYDRCLYSHKKQISAYRRQIAKLRQLNILFMGSPMGGKLNVLRALSATPALRPHIPPSLSFTGAESLLPWLARDGSVLLKPQNGSHGRGIIRIAAEGGGGFSVTGRDRNNRGFHSRFASDKRLFAWLAEFIKGCRYLQQPFLQLSSRDGRAFDIRVLMQKDGRGIWQQTGMAVRIGQPG; encoded by the coding sequence ATGAATCACGATCGGTGCGGGAGGAGAATGGGCATCCTGGCAAGCGAGCGGGAAGGCTTTCCGCCGTTTGGCGAGGCGGAATTTTACCGCAGGCTGGCCGTTTTTGCGCAAAAAAAAGGGCTTTCGGTCTGCGTATTCTCCCCATTGGCGATCCATTGGAGCACGCGGTCCGCAACCGGCTACACCTACAACACCGAAACCAAAGAGTGGCGCAAAGAAACATTCCCCCTGCCGCACATCGTTTATGACCGCTGCCTTTACAGCCATAAAAAACAAATTTCCGCATATCGGCGGCAAATCGCCAAGCTGCGGCAGTTAAACATTTTGTTTATGGGCAGCCCGATGGGCGGGAAATTAAACGTGTTGCGCGCGTTGTCCGCCACGCCGGCGCTTCGTCCGCATATTCCGCCTTCACTCTCGTTCACCGGAGCCGAAAGCTTGCTGCCTTGGCTCGCTCGTGACGGAAGCGTTCTTTTGAAACCGCAAAACGGCAGCCATGGCAGAGGGATTATCAGGATCGCCGCGGAAGGCGGAGGCGGTTTTTCCGTAACGGGGCGAGATCGGAACAATCGCGGCTTCCACTCCCGTTTTGCTTCGGATAAGCGTCTATTTGCCTGGCTAGCGGAATTTATCAAGGGATGCCGCTACTTGCAGCAGCCTTTCCTGCAATTGTCTTCCCGCGACGGCCGCGCATTCGATATCCGCGTTCTTATGCAGAAAGACGGCCGGGGAATTTGGCAGCAAACCGGAATGGCCGTGCGCATCGGGCAGCCGGGAA
- a CDS encoding YheC/YheD family protein, whose amino-acid sequence MTSHKLNVRFHRPGNFIGQNDVLLSETFVKAWKIPPHQHITLRFGAVGQPIRVIPVRASSEMRISPWLADHFGLNANSVVRAAYRANRQSMQIGPLIGVLVNRVYENRPDSLFGKMTAFCRELTDACKMQGASVYFFTPDAIRLGNDKIDGWSYSGLWRKGKFPVPDIVHNRLTTRRLENKPSVQQFFKDVKSRWNGNVFNEKYLDKTDVFQALKKEAAVTGLLPESYQLKNFRMLKNMCAKYRVVFLKPARGSLGKGIIRIARSDDKHYVCHSTGLNGATKKEYASFTQLFSAISGKMHNTRYQIQQGINMIEASGRPIDFRALVQKNERGKWAITSIVARIAANSHFVSNLARGGMLCKVPEALVKSNLAPGLRKTVYAGLHKNAIEVAKALERQIPFHFGELGIDFAVEPGGKIWLLEVNSKPSKNDNTQLNDSKIRPSVKLLVHYSRFLTKL is encoded by the coding sequence ATGACAAGTCACAAATTAAATGTCCGCTTCCATCGACCGGGTAATTTCATTGGCCAAAATGATGTGCTGCTGAGCGAAACGTTTGTGAAAGCATGGAAGATTCCTCCTCATCAGCACATCACCCTCCGTTTCGGCGCTGTCGGCCAGCCAATCCGCGTGATCCCCGTACGCGCGTCGAGCGAAATGAGAATCTCCCCATGGTTGGCGGATCATTTCGGATTGAACGCAAACTCCGTCGTGCGCGCAGCCTACCGGGCGAACCGGCAATCGATGCAGATCGGGCCGCTGATCGGCGTGTTGGTGAACCGCGTCTATGAAAACCGCCCCGACAGCTTGTTCGGCAAGATGACCGCCTTTTGCCGGGAGCTTACCGACGCTTGTAAAATGCAGGGCGCATCCGTTTACTTTTTTACGCCGGACGCGATCCGTTTGGGCAACGACAAAATAGACGGATGGAGCTACTCGGGCCTTTGGCGAAAAGGCAAATTTCCCGTTCCCGATATCGTCCACAACCGGTTGACCACCCGCAGACTGGAGAACAAACCAAGCGTACAACAATTTTTTAAAGATGTAAAATCCCGCTGGAACGGCAATGTGTTTAATGAAAAATATTTGGACAAAACCGACGTGTTTCAGGCGCTGAAAAAAGAAGCGGCGGTTACCGGTTTGTTGCCCGAGTCCTATCAATTGAAAAATTTTCGCATGCTGAAAAATATGTGCGCCAAATACCGCGTCGTCTTTCTAAAACCGGCCCGCGGCAGCTTGGGCAAAGGCATCATTCGCATCGCCCGCAGCGATGACAAACATTATGTTTGCCATTCGACGGGACTTAACGGCGCGACCAAAAAAGAATACGCGAGTTTCACCCAACTTTTTTCCGCGATTTCCGGAAAAATGCACAATACCCGCTACCAAATCCAACAGGGCATCAACATGATTGAGGCAAGCGGCCGCCCGATTGATTTTCGCGCGCTGGTGCAAAAAAACGAACGCGGCAAATGGGCCATTACCTCCATCGTCGCAAGAATCGCCGCGAACAGCCATTTCGTGTCCAACCTTGCGCGCGGCGGAATGTTGTGCAAGGTTCCCGAAGCGCTGGTTAAATCAAATTTGGCGCCCGGACTAAGAAAAACGGTTTACGCCGGATTGCACAAAAACGCGATCGAAGTGGCCAAAGCTTTGGAACGGCAAATCCCGTTCCATTTTGGCGAATTGGGAATTGATTTTGCCGTCGAACCGGGTGGAAAAATATGGCTTCTGGAAGTCAATTCGAAGCCGTCCAAAAACGACAACACGCAGCTGAACGACAGCAAAATCCGCCCATCCGTAAAGCTGTTGGTGCACTATTCGCGGTTTCTGACAAAGCTGTAA
- a CDS encoding DUF445 family protein gives MNDLVFIGISVAVAAIIGGVTNHLAIKMLFHPRKPVIFMNKRLPFTPGLIPKRKQEIGMSLGHVVAEYLVTPQGLAALLKRAEFRQKTQADALRLFKKWSGEQAVIARTLAEWIGEQRWSDWKDSAARGLESAFQGLVRHIWEERGLARKRLPDVVQGWHEGRKEALADRATEYVAATFAAFLQSAEADRLLRKLVPKMLERTGGLLGSLAGMFLDEEKLLTKVKAALLEMLKAQTFQTSLRHAVMREMEKLEQLEISALLEKVAGIDSVYLLLQRLAGKESWRLRIEEWTGCTFAEALAPAQNVAERLIPHLVDIALTMLAANAERLMRAIQLPQLVEKEVSRFPVERLEDLILSVSGKEFRAITWLGALLGGIIGLLQSLLFLFYHVSIP, from the coding sequence TTGAACGATCTTGTGTTTATTGGCATAAGTGTCGCGGTGGCGGCGATCATCGGCGGCGTTACCAACCATCTGGCAATCAAAATGTTGTTTCATCCGCGCAAACCCGTCATCTTTATGAACAAGCGGCTTCCGTTCACGCCCGGTCTCATTCCGAAACGGAAACAGGAAATCGGCATGTCGCTGGGCCATGTCGTTGCCGAGTATTTGGTGACGCCGCAAGGTTTGGCGGCACTGCTTAAACGGGCGGAATTTCGGCAAAAAACGCAGGCTGACGCTTTGCGCCTGTTCAAAAAATGGTCCGGAGAACAAGCGGTTATCGCCCGGACATTAGCGGAGTGGATAGGCGAACAACGCTGGAGCGATTGGAAAGACTCCGCCGCTAGAGGACTGGAATCCGCGTTTCAGGGGCTCGTCCGCCATATTTGGGAAGAGCGCGGGCTTGCGCGCAAGCGCCTGCCCGATGTGGTGCAAGGCTGGCATGAAGGCAGGAAAGAAGCGTTGGCGGACCGGGCGACGGAATATGTCGCCGCAACGTTTGCCGCATTTTTGCAGTCTGCCGAGGCGGATCGGCTGCTGCGCAAGCTCGTGCCTAAGATGCTGGAGCGCACGGGCGGATTATTGGGATCGCTCGCGGGAATGTTTCTGGATGAAGAGAAACTGCTTACCAAAGTAAAAGCAGCCCTCTTGGAGATGCTTAAGGCGCAAACGTTTCAAACAAGCTTGCGCCATGCAGTGATGCGGGAGATGGAGAAGCTTGAGCAATTGGAAATTTCCGCCCTGCTGGAAAAAGTCGCGGGCATTGACTCCGTTTACTTGCTTTTGCAACGCTTGGCCGGAAAAGAAAGTTGGCGGCTGCGGATTGAAGAATGGACCGGCTGCACGTTTGCCGAAGCGCTTGCGCCTGCGCAAAATGTTGCGGAACGCCTGATTCCTCACCTGGTTGACATCGCGTTAACCATGCTGGCAGCCAACGCGGAGCGCCTGATGCGGGCGATCCAGCTGCCGCAACTGGTCGAAAAGGAGGTAAGCCGGTTCCCCGTCGAACGGCTGGAAGATTTGATCCTCAGCGTATCGGGGAAAGAATTCCGCGCCATTACCTGGCTTGGCGCGCTTTTGGGCGGCATCATCGGACTTTTGCAGTCGCTCTTGTTTCTTTTTTATCATGTCTCGATTCCCTGA